The genome window ctcccatcgcccctgtgctcgctgacctacattggctccaggtccgggaacgccttgattttaaaattctcatccttattttcaaatccctccaaggcctcacccctccctatctcagtaacttcctgttgaccggaggtcaccggttacagttattggcttagtacaaagaggagaagagtcaattctctcttaactctcaattggCTTTACTCACgttgttagatcatatacatatagcttatgcgtctggttagatatagacatgcagtttgcgccaggttatacagttttacacccaaactaggatctaaacgcacacccactaggtttctctgacactccctgagtggtcacagaatataaaggataatacccgaaaaggagagctgatgctggcctggtaggttcttccacttctgcgatggttggtctctggagtcttcgctctggctccatgccctagattcttcattcttattccaaatcttatctcttcaagctgtgttctctctctctcccgttggtttaggcttgctcgcctagtctgtgtcttctcctcattggctctgtcccaaggacttaggaagcattacctcattactccttttctaaataaggacttgtgtcttatcacatctcctttgtctttcacaaaacttagctaattcaaaccggttccagccagctcaggccagcgactgaactcaggttacttcagttcaaaagttgcttttgcctgtgtgtcagcagctgggaatctcaggttactgcagTCCCTGGCCAACAATCTTCCAGCTctgcaatcctccgagatctctgcgctcctccaattcttgcctcttgcgcatccccgattttaatcgctccactattggcggctgtgccttcagctgcccagatcctaagctctggaattccctcccttaacttctccacctctctacctctcctcctttaatatgctccttaaaacctacctctatgatcaagcttttggttaccagtcctaatatctccttatgtggctcagtgtcaaattttgtttgataacgctcctgtgaagcgccttggaacattttactatgttaaaggtgctatataaatgcaagttgttgttgttgttcttgtctGCTTATTTGCATTCCCATTAGTGCAGGCATTGGTGTAAAACAAGTGTCAGCAGCAGACTGGAGGACAAACAGGTAAGAGAGGAACATGCTTGACTCTTCCATTTCACTCTCTAATAACTGCACTGCATgtctaaccaatattttattaCGCTTGTACAGAATAATGACCATTCAAGCACCATCTGTTCCCAGAGTGTAGCAGGCCTGGCACCAGCCAGAGGAGAAGAACATACAACTTCACTCTTTCAGACCTTCAAGCCCTCCTGGAGGGCACTGAAGGAGCTGAACAGACTCTTGGGTATAGGTGCCACCAAGTATCCCAGAATTACCACTCGTGCTACCTGGAGGCACTGGCACTGAGTTCCAACTCCCTCACACCCAGGACTGTAGAACAGTGCCGCAAAAACTTCCACATCCTCAGCACACCCATTGCACACCTCCCCCATTTCTTCCTCGCCCACACTGGGCACtagcacactcttcaccctcttaaagcaaaACTTCCACAACTAATCCTTCACCGTACTCTCTCCTTAAGAAGGGCTCCAACTCGACATCTTACATTATGGCTTCCCCGGTCCCCTCACTACTTATGTGCACAACCTGAAAACCCCTTCCACCACCTTAACAGCCTCATACCCCAcatctctcacttcacctctcccACGCCACATGACACACACTCCTCAACTGCCAGCCTTACCCTTATTAATGCTATCTACTTGCAGGACAAATTGCCCACCACAGACAGTACACTGGAAGGGACTTCCCCGACCCTAATACCTCAACTCCTTAAAGGAGAAAGCCATGGAGGTTATGGGGAGGCATTCAGCTCTTGCTGGGGGGGATGGTGAGGTTGGCAATAACTTGCCGGCACCAGGTTACTGACTTAGTGCCTATATTGTCAGCCTGGCGTCCCTCTGAAGCACCACACAGACACAACCTTCTACCCCCTtctctgtctctttaatcccgaGGGCGCGATGTTCACCCAATCTTAGCTCCTACtttcctttcctgcagatccaccacaggaggaggaagaagatgatGATGGTGAAGAGAATGAAGAGGACCAGGCCACCCAGGAGTGGCAGCTCCACGATACTTGGAGTtataatgaaaggtgatctcactgaaacgtataaaattctaaagggcttgacagggtagatgctgagaggctgtttcctctggctggagagtatagaaccagggggcatagtctcaagataaggggtcggccatttaagactgagatgaggaaaaatttcttcactcagaggtttgtgaatctttggaattctctacctaggagggctgcggatgctcagtcattgcgtatattcatgactgagatcgatggatatttggacgctaagggaatcaagggatatggggatagggcgggaaagtggagttgaggtaggagatcggccatgatcttattgaatggcggagcaggctcgagggaccgtatggtctactcctccttctatttctaatgttcttacactgacatctctcaggacagcagcacatgccaggcCCCCAGCCATGCCCCTCTAGAACTACACCAGTGGAACATGGGAGGCGTCTCCAAGCTGTCAAGGAGCAAACTGACATTAGACAAGGGCCACCTCAGTCTCATGAGCCTTTTGTACAACTAGAGCAGCAAATCACCTCCTGCAATTCTGGCCCTCAGGCGGCACCTAGAAGCACGAGAACAGAATAGTCGAACTTGCTCTTCAGAAACCCTGACTGTGGTTAGTGGAGGGCATTTGTGGTGGCCTGATCCTGTGAGAAGCAGTCAGAAGATTTtgcacagaaaaaaaatcaacatggAAATATTGGGGCCCCTTGTTTTGAAGATCATTTGTATATGAATTGCTAATGATtcgtatttttttatataaatgttttcacacagttaGGTTCATTTGTACACTCTGTTTAATTTTTGTGCCTCTTTTTGAATTTTGAATGGAGAAGGTGGCAGCAGTAGTCAAACGGTATATGTTGGGATGGGTGAAAATAGTCCTGCAAGTAGATAGTGTCAAGCTGATGTTACCATTGCTCCTGAAGCCAAACACATTGTATATAATGTTGTGTTAAAGATAAATCAATACATACGTGCAGTACAGGGCAAAACATTTCTGAACAGATGAATCAGACCCTCGACATTTTGTTTAATGGATTTCAAAACCACATTGTATGACAGCAACAAAGTACCTTTCAGGTCCTCTCTCATTACACACGTGCTTACATATCCGTATCTAGTGGGGAAAAAATTAAATTATCTCGGTCACATGCCAGAGAAAACAAACTCCCTTTTCAGTTCTAAATGGATTTCTGATCATTTTCAATTTAAACGTTTTGGTCTAGCTGAACTGTTCAGAAAGCAGAGATACAGTGACCTTTTCCACCTTTCATTctattgactttttaaaaatatatttgtctTTGAATTTCATGAAGTGCACTTATTCTGCCATTAGTCTACTCAAGTAAAGTAGTCCATGTAATTGCTGTTATTTTACAATGAAAATTGTGTGACGGTGGTGAAGGGGCATTACCCGCACGCCCACCAGAATAGCATGAAGCAAAATGGGAGTCCTTATCCAGTAATCTGGTAGCAAACATGTAAAAATCTGATCATCTGATTGGATGGTTTTGACCTGAACATCTAGTCAACTAGTCAGCACCCAAAATCCAACTGATCAGATATTTTGAATCTAAAAGAGAAGCTCTCCACTGACAGGTTAAAGTGTTATGGGGGAAGAAATAAATGATAAATGGAACAATCAACAGTTACAGGCTGCACTGatgtaaatggtggtggacaattaagcaactcaCGGGAgaagaggctccatgaacatccccatcctcaatgatgacgggGCCCAACACGTGAGcgccaaaagacaaggctgaagcttttgcaaccatcttcagccagaaatgctgagtggatgatccatctcggcctcctcctgaggtctccaccatcacagatgctatTTTTCAGCCAATTCAACGTGTCATCAAGAAATgggtgagtgcactggatacagcaaaggctacgggtccCGACAATATAGTGGCTGTATTGCAGAAGAcctctgctccagaactagctatgcctctagccaagctattctggtacatctacccgacaatgcataaaatttcccaggtatgtcctgtccacaaaaatcaggacaaatccaacccagccaattacggccctatcagtctactctcaattatcagcaaagtgatggaaggagttatCAACATTGCTATCAAATGGCACATACTCACCTCTCACCAgcgttcagtttgggttctgtcaggaTCACTTAGCTCCAAACTTCACTAAAGCCTTAGTCCAACATGGACatgagagctgaattccagaggcgaggtgagagtgactgtccttcaaagcaaggcaacatttgactgggtggcaccaaggggccctagcaaaactgaagtcaatggggatcagggggcagactctccagtggctggagtcatacctggcacaaaggaagacggttgtggtttttggaggccaatcatctcagccccaggacaacacggcaggagttcctcagggcagcatcctaagcccattcacaattcctcagataatgagatagtccatgcccacatgcagcaagatctggacaatatccaggcttgggctgataagtggcaagtaacattagcgtCACACaactgtcaggcaatgaccatttccaacaagagagggtctaatcacctcccattgaattcaatggcattactatcgctgaatcctgcaccatcaacatcctgggggatcaccattgaccagaaactcaactggaccagccacataaatgtctGGTCTactagaacaggtcagaggctgggtattctatggtgagtggtcacatcctgactccccaaagcgactccaccttctacaaggcacaagtcagcgctgtgatggaatactcttcacttccctggctgggtgcagctgcaacaacactcaagaagcatccgggacaaagcagacagcttgatcggcaccccatccacaggcttaaacatccattccctccaccaccgccatatcgtggctgcagtgtgtactatctacagaatgcagtgcagcaattcgccaaggcttctttggcaaccCCACTTTCACAAAGTTTTGTGCAATTTGGATGAAATATTCACTGATTAACTAACTGATGATTTAGCTGCTGGAGAAGTGTGAAAGAATTGTAAATACAGGCCCGTTGTGGCTGATCAGTATTCTTTCTTTACTGCTAACAAATTTGATTTCCTGGAAACTGCGGCAGTAACAGTTCTCCCCAACTATTTGGATTTTGAGCTCGTTATTTTAAGAGGGCAATTAACCCTTTGTTGGACAAGAAAGGAAAATAAGCTCTTCAGTGAGTTCCTATAGGGTTATGTTGAGTATGTGATACAAATAACCCTTTTTGTGGTAAAAAATCTTtcatttatataaagcctttccCAAATttaggacctcccaaagcactttacagccaatgaagtgcttttgtagtcactgttgtaatgtaggaaacgcagcagccaaatttgcgcacagatgctcccacaaacagcaatgagataatgaccagataatctgcttaatGATAtttgttaagggataaatattggccaaggtaccggggaaagctctcctgctcttcaaatagtgccacgggatctttacgttcacttgagagggcagacagggcttcagtttagcttctcatctgaaagacctccgacagtgcagcgctccctgcactgaagtgacagtctggattttgtgctcaagtctctggagtggggcttgatcacacaaccttctggctcagaagcagagtgcaaccactgagccaaggctgaggaTAATACTTTAAATTAATGGACTTTAAGGAAACGTtgtgtaaggaggatgcaaaccCCACCTCTCCCCGCTTTAGTCCTGGCGTCACTGTGACGCTGAAGTACATCCACTGGATATAAACGTGGCACTGTGAGCACAGGACCCCAAATGCAGGCTGCACTTCTCAACAACAAGTAAGTGAAAAAAAAGTTTGCTTTCGTTTCTTAAAATAAATGGACGTTGTTGCACAGTGTATCGTTTATCAATAAAAACAGACCAGTGTCTAAGGCTGGGTTGTTTCTTCCAGCTGAGTGTTGTGCTTTTACCCCCAGGTATCATGCTTAACGCTGTGTTCCTGTGTTGCTGGGCTCTGCACATGGTTCCGATCGTTCTCACCTCTGGTCCCACCAGAACTATAGAAGATGAGTTGGATTCCAGCTTCGTGCGGGATGCGGCCACATACAACGACCGTGCTCTTCTGAGCAGGGTCAAGACCCTCCTGTCTGCCGCAGGTGTGTACCAACATTCTCTGTCCAATTCTGCATGACTGAGTGAGGCTCTCCAAGCGAGTAAATATTCGCTGCTTAAACCACAATAGGCGGTGGAAATGGAATTGCTTTCAGTTGCCTTGTGGCAATCGAAGGAACCCAGAACAGTTGGTGGGTTCTTGGCTCCAATAGGGGACCGCGAGGTGAGCACGGGAGCGATTCCACATATAGGACTTGCAGTTAAATTAGAAATGGGTTTCAAACAGAAGGAAATGAATATTTGTAGCGTGTCTTGCAATATCCCTGTGTATTTGTAGTAACTCAGACCTTCGCGCAGGTTGCAGGTAGGTAAGACTGTTGGAGCGTTGTGTTCCAATAGCAATATACCAGCCTAACATATCCAGATTAAATATGTACTATTTTTGCACTATATTGTCTTCAAATATATCAACTGACAACAAACCCTTAAGCTTCAATTTACTAGTGTGTCTCCCTCCTCTGTTGTTGTCTCTTTCTTACTTGTCTGTTGTCGCTCTTTCGCTGCTCTTCTGCTTTACTTTGCCATTTCTTTCCGATTCTGTCTCCATCCTTTTTTTAAacatattctctctttgtcctGTTTTGTGCTTTCCCCTCTGTCctcttctgcaccccccccccctcccgaaaaTATTCTGCTGGTATAGAACACAATTATTTTAACTGGTTCTCATTTTAAGCTATAACTAAATCGTTCAGGTAGAGAACAAAACATGAACAATTTGTGAGacagtttttattttttaataagaTTTAGTACAATCAACCAAATCAAAGTTTCATGTTTCACAATTTGCATTCGCTCAAACAACATGGGGCATTTTACAAGTGATTTTAAAGTTGTAATTTTGTACTCCAGGTCCACTGGCAGGCCCCGCATTGGATGGAGCAGTAGATTTAGTTAAGGAGGATCGTGTGTCAGAGAACATTATGCTGGATCCTGAGGTAAATGCAATTTTCATACATCAGCAAAGCAAAACGCAGCGACCATTGCTTTGTAATAAACTAGTTCCAGTTTTACTACATGTAAATTTAGACTTTTCATAataaatctcagtttttaaaatttcataCAAACTGCTTATTTGTATGAAATGTAAAGTATCAGCACACAGAATTAGGTCTTGTGAAATTCATTCCTTATCCTTTTTCCTTCCCAACGGAGTATAGATTCTTGAGATGTTtcaatattatttttttttaaaatagagtgATTTCTCTCGAAGCTGTACCACATTGTTAAAAGTAAAGCAAAATTAAGAACTGTGCAAAGTTCAAGCTAAACAACTGAGCATTTCAGACTCACTTTATAATAGTAAAGAGGTGATTTTAATGGAATGTGTCTGATTAATGAGAGAACAATTTTCTGAAAGATCACCTTGagacattctatgtaattgtttaTTAATCTTTTTAAATCAAATTTATAAATGGCAATAATAGGAGATAGAGCAAGTTCAGCATTGAAAGTAAGTAGTCTGTCCAGACAAAGTTCTGGCAAGGGAGGCCAAGCAGCTAGTGGCTGTGGTTCACGAGGTGATCAATGAGTTAGGCAAGCATGAGttggaggtcctgcagtcagatatTCAGGGGCTAGATGCTTTTAAATATACAATACCCAGAAATTACAAAGGAAACCTATTTTGTGGGCAACAAAGGAGGTAATGCAAGGACTAAGGGCAAAATGGAGCATGCTCCTCAAATTTAGATCTTCAGATTCAGTGCTAGAGTATAAGGATAGGGTGAAGACTAAAAAGAACACTTTTTttgattaattcttgggatatggacgttgcaagcaaggccggcattttattgctgatccctaattgcccttgagagggtggtggtgagccttcttcttgagctgctgcagtttatgtggtgaaggtactcccacatttCTGTTAGGTAgacagttccagaattttgacccatcgaccatgaaggaacggcaatatatgtccaggtcgggatggtgtgttacttggaggagaacttggagatgatggtgtttccatgcacctgctgcccttgtccttctaggtggtggaggttgcaggtttgggaggtgctgccgaagaaccCTTGGTGACTTgcagcaatgcatcctgtagatagtacacactgcaaacacagtgtgccggtggtggagagagtgaatgtttaagctggtggatggggtgcctaaTGGGATGTCCTAATTATACAAGCAAGAATAGATAGAGATTGAAGGCAAAATAAaaggcttctacaaatacatctgGAGTAATACCTTTGAGAGGGGCATGTGGTATTGGCAGCCAGGAAATGATGGATATCCAGAATAATTGTGTTCACAGAAAAAGCCACTGACTCACTCCTGGAAATAAGGATTAATTTTCAGAgaagtgaggaggaatttttaAGGACAATAGGAACTACTGATAGGGAAGTGATGGAAACAGTAAAGGCACTGAAAGAGGATTGGGCCCAGGGCCCTAGCCTGCACGCAAGGGTACTTAAGGAAATAACCAATTAAATTGGTTAAGTTCCAGTGGGGATCACTAGGGAATCATAGAATTGGGAGTTGTACCAAATGTCCTGGAAGTTATAGGGCTGACATCTGTTGTTTGTAACATTTTAGATGCTATCCTAAGGAAGGGCATTGAAATAATCAGGGCAAAGCACATGATTTTGTAGGAGGAAGAATATGCTTCACAGATCAGTTAGAATTCTTAGAGGAGGTATCAGAGCTTTTGGATAAAGGGAAGTCCACGGTGAACATTTTATCTAGACTTTTTAATACTGTACTGCATAGGAGGTAGAAAAGCACAAAATAGATCAAGTTTATTTAGTCGCTGGGGAAAAAAATACTTTCATTTAGCATATTAACCACCTTTCGTCTGGGTgtcttgttcaaaaaaaaattgagagaatgcacattgtttttaaaaaaatcattaaaagtaaccTTTCTTTCCAAATCTTTTTTGTGAGAAAAATcatcaaaatcctgaaacatgaTATTTAAGGTCCTTAAAAGGTATTGGCAAGTTGAACCCTAAAAACTGTTTATTGTGATAACACCAGGAGGAGGGaaatgaatggacagatcagacattaaaaaaaactacagaggGTGATGAATGTTTGGAATAGCTGCCCAGGGAGACTATCAAGACTGATTAACAGCAATAATTTTAAGAGGGATTCAAACAGGCATTTGGTAAGAATTCAAGGATATAGGTGTGAACTGTGTGCTCTGTTTTTGAACTCTGGGGCTGACTAGATGCACCAAAATGATCTTGTCAGATCTTGTATATTCGTatgctctgtgtgtgtatgtatgtagtATGCGATTAACTATTAAATGTAATTGTTTATTAATTACTTCAATGCTGCAATATGAAGAAATGGTATGTAGCTGTGATTTCCTAATCTTTAAATTTGAACTTTTTCCCCTGCAGGTAATATCCAATGCATTGGAGATAGACAGATCAGAGCGTTCACCGAGAAGATGTGTCCGACACTTGGAGTCCTGTTTCGGTCGTACTCTGCCTTGCTGTGATCCATGTGCCATTTGTTCCTGCAGGTTTTTTAATGCCATCTGTTACTGCAGGAAAATTGGCAATAGCTGCCACCAGGGCAAGAACTAGATTTGTATTCTTGCTGTCTGCTAGAATATGTTTTTGTAAAATATGTATGCTCAAATTTATGTTGTATTGTTTTTAGTGTGTAACTTGTATTTTTGCTGTTGAAATAAACTTATTACATACAAGAAAGAGGAAAAAAGACTtggggggggaaaattggataagggctgtttttgggtgcgggtagcgtgatgcgctattatcccgcgtccaatgacccctgcgcaggcaggacccgAGTTTCAGCCGGCTTGAGTACTGACCTGCAATCAGTAtcccattccgggccttgcacgtg of Heptranchias perlo isolate sHepPer1 chromosome 16, sHepPer1.hap1, whole genome shotgun sequence contains these proteins:
- the agrp gene encoding agouti-related protein; translation: MLNAVFLCCWALHMVPIVLTSGPTRTIEDELDSSFVRDAATYNDRALLSRVKTLLSAAGPLAGPALDGAVDLVKEDRVSENIMLDPEVISNALEIDRSERSPRRCVRHLESCFGRTLPCCDPCAICSCRFFNAICYCRKIGNSCHQGKN